The Metamycoplasma gateae genome window below encodes:
- a CDS encoding PTS glucose transporter subunit IIB, with product MNKKNKFLYFFLIVITFGFILIYWQKKYRQSKIKNYLTKETNLSFDFKQLIEYLGGNQNIERVSSTQKVLKISFYDKEKIDLIKLKKLDGVTGITVQSKSISLVVGNTAKYIDELINEAK from the coding sequence ATGAATAAAAAGAATAAATTTTTATATTTTTTCTTAATAGTAATCACGTTTGGTTTTATTTTAATTTATTGACAAAAAAAATATAGACAATCAAAAATCAAAAACTATTTAACAAAAGAAACAAATTTAAGTTTTGATTTTAAACAACTAATCGAATATTTAGGTGGCAATCAAAATATAGAAAGAGTTTCTTCAACGCAAAAAGTTTTAAAAATTAGCTTTTATGATAAAGAAAAAATTGATTTAATAAAACTAAAAAAACTAGATGGCGTAACTGGAATTACAGTTCAAAGCAAAAGTATTTCATTGGTTGTAGGAAATACTGCAAAATATATAGATGAATTAATCAATGAGGCAAAATAA
- the trpS gene encoding tryptophan--tRNA ligase, giving the protein MDKKRVLSGITATGKLTLANYIGAIKNMVKLQDEYDSYIFIADLHALTLPIEPKILEENRRNIFALYIACGIDPLKSTIFFQSDVMEHGLMNWLILTNTTIGELSRMTQFKDKSSKVKTANGMETIPTGLLIYPTLMVGDILLYNPDLVPVGIDQKQHVELTRNLAQRLNNKFKLDFKIPEPYIPKIGAKIMSLVEPTKKMSKSDTNEKASIYLLDDPEKAYKKIMKAVTDSEGKIYISDDKPGIKNLLSIYSSLKDISLEETEQIFKDKNYGELKHEVGITVKTFLEDVQTKYTQAIKTIDEHSKNGAKKASMIATKNLNKLMKGVGLKNESK; this is encoded by the coding sequence ATGGATAAAAAAAGAGTTCTAAGCGGAATAACTGCAACAGGTAAATTGACGCTTGCAAATTATATTGGTGCTATTAAGAATATGGTAAAACTTCAAGATGAATATGATAGCTATATTTTTATCGCTGACCTTCATGCGCTAACATTGCCAATTGAACCTAAGATATTGGAAGAGAATAGAAGAAATATTTTTGCTTTATATATCGCGTGTGGAATTGATCCTTTAAAATCAACAATATTCTTTCAATCAGATGTAATGGAACATGGCCTAATGAATTGATTGATTCTAACAAATACAACAATTGGTGAACTATCAAGAATGACTCAATTTAAAGATAAATCTTCAAAGGTAAAAACAGCGAATGGTATGGAAACAATTCCTACAGGACTTTTAATTTATCCAACATTAATGGTCGGTGATATACTACTTTATAACCCAGATTTAGTTCCTGTTGGAATAGACCAAAAACAACATGTTGAATTAACAAGAAATTTAGCACAAAGATTAAATAATAAATTTAAATTAGATTTCAAAATTCCTGAACCATATATACCAAAAATTGGAGCAAAGATAATGTCTTTAGTTGAACCTACTAAAAAAATGTCTAAATCTGATACAAACGAAAAAGCTTCAATATATCTTTTGGATGATCCCGAAAAAGCTTATAAAAAAATTATGAAAGCTGTCACTGATTCAGAAGGAAAAATATATATTTCAGACGATAAACCTGGTATAAAAAATTTATTAAGTATCTACTCTTCTTTAAAAGATATTTCTTTAGAAGAAACAGAACAAATATTCAAAGACAAAAATTATGGTGAATTAAAACACGAAGTAGGAATTACGGTTAAAACATTCCTAGAAGATGTTCAAACAAAATATACGCAAGCAATAAAAACTATTGATGAACATTCTAAAAACGGAGCTAAAAAAGCTTCAATGATTGCTACAAAAAATTTAAATAAATTAATGAAAGGAGTAGGTTTAAAAAATGAAAGCAAATAA
- the thrS gene encoding threonine--tRNA ligase, producing MKANNKLNHSTSHLLAAAILKLYPNTKLAIGPAIEEGFYYDFEFENSILESDLPKIEKLMKKMAEQGFETKKVGGDFFSFDNQPYKKELYDEFLKDGKEITFFQFVHPKTNEILFTDLCAGGHVENTKEIKHFKLLSTAGAYWRGNSNNKMLTRIYGTSWETKEELDKYLEILQERKERDHRKIGKDLNLFSFNQLSGQGLPIWLEDGMKIHNSIKNYVLKLDKKYGFTEVLTPHFGEKKLYEISGHWSHYQDTMFKPISMENEMLVPRPMTCPHHIILFNSTRRSYRDLPIRYSEQSRLYRYEKSGALTGLERVRAMDLTEGHVFVRPDQIKDEFKHLYNMILTALNDFKIEIDHVSLSLRDPNDSEKFFNDDQMWNKAENDLREVLNELNIEYKEFIGEAAFYGPKVDFQVKTVLNKIITMSTLQLDFLLPQRFEMKFINDREEFERPVLIHRGLIGTYERFIATLLEQTKGVLPFWLSPRQITIIPITSDLNEYSKKLYDEFLDLDFNVNIDLRNERINKKIRDAQIQKTKYIIIIGKNEVENNILSVREYGSDETSNYTKEQFIQKIFEIKRNLK from the coding sequence ATGAAAGCAAATAATAAATTAAATCACTCAACAAGCCATCTATTAGCTGCTGCTATTTTAAAACTTTATCCAAATACTAAATTAGCTATCGGTCCTGCTATAGAAGAAGGTTTTTATTATGATTTTGAATTTGAAAATTCAATTTTAGAATCTGATTTACCAAAAATTGAAAAATTAATGAAAAAAATGGCGGAACAAGGTTTTGAAACAAAAAAAGTAGGGGGGGATTTTTTCTCTTTCGATAATCAACCTTATAAAAAAGAACTTTATGATGAATTTTTAAAAGACGGAAAAGAAATTACTTTTTTCCAATTTGTTCATCCTAAAACTAATGAAATTTTATTTACTGATTTATGTGCTGGTGGGCACGTTGAAAATACTAAAGAAATTAAACATTTCAAACTTCTTTCAACCGCCGGTGCTTACTGAAGAGGTAACTCAAATAACAAGATGCTAACTAGAATATATGGAACATCTTGAGAAACAAAAGAAGAATTAGATAAATATTTAGAAATATTGCAAGAAAGAAAAGAAAGAGACCATAGAAAAATAGGAAAAGATTTAAACCTATTCTCATTCAATCAACTTTCAGGTCAAGGATTACCAATTTGATTGGAAGACGGAATGAAAATACATAATTCAATTAAAAATTATGTATTAAAACTAGACAAAAAATATGGGTTTACAGAAGTACTAACACCGCATTTTGGTGAAAAAAAATTATATGAAATTAGTGGACATTGATCTCATTATCAAGATACTATGTTTAAACCTATTTCTATGGAAAATGAAATGCTTGTACCACGTCCAATGACTTGTCCTCATCATATAATTTTATTTAATTCAACAAGAAGATCATACAGAGATTTACCAATTAGATATTCAGAACAATCAAGATTATATCGTTATGAAAAATCAGGAGCATTAACAGGACTTGAAAGAGTTAGAGCTATGGATTTAACAGAAGGTCATGTTTTTGTAAGACCTGATCAAATTAAAGATGAATTCAAACATCTATACAATATGATCTTAACAGCACTAAATGATTTTAAAATCGAAATAGACCACGTATCACTATCATTAAGAGATCCTAATGACAGTGAAAAATTCTTCAACGATGATCAAATGTGAAATAAGGCAGAAAATGATTTAAGAGAAGTATTAAATGAATTGAATATTGAATACAAAGAATTTATTGGTGAAGCTGCTTTTTATGGACCAAAAGTTGATTTTCAAGTTAAAACTGTTTTAAACAAAATTATTACAATGTCAACATTACAATTAGACTTTTTATTACCACAAAGATTTGAAATGAAATTTATAAACGATAGAGAAGAGTTTGAAAGACCAGTTTTAATACATCGTGGATTAATTGGTACTTACGAAAGATTTATTGCTACATTATTAGAACAAACAAAAGGCGTACTACCATTTTGATTAAGCCCAAGACAAATAACAATTATTCCAATAACATCCGATTTAAATGAATATAGTAAAAAATTATATGATGAATTTTTAGATCTTGATTTTAATGTAAATATTGATCTAAGAAATGAAAGAATTAACAAAAAAATTAGAGACGCTCAAATACAAAAAACAAAGTATATTATTATAATAGGGAAAAATGAGGTTGAAAATAATATACTTTCAGTAAGAGAATACGGAAGTGATGAAACTTCAAATTATACAAAAGAACAATTTATTCAAAAAATTTTCGAAATTAAAAGAAACCTAAAATAA
- a CDS encoding YgjP-like metallopeptidase domain-containing protein has product MKKPDQVIKKYIDNIEYEVKIFYTNAKHVYLTFQDNIFFIRGSVVNISSKKFNCFLEDTMLKIINKNKLRKKAKLEIDEENKQFYYFGNLVNYKIVDNLIIIYNDKINEFIKLPKRLNLDNLKKYIKKDLELKLIEKFKIFTTNALNEIYNKGNNLTFSIRNKKSSWASIVIDKNKINICTDLIYFSDEIIKYVAYHEICHLSFPNHSKKFWDLLKKYIPNYKDIKQKLNNHIFK; this is encoded by the coding sequence ATGAAAAAACCTGATCAAGTAATCAAAAAATATATAGATAATATTGAATATGAAGTGAAAATATTTTATACTAATGCTAAACATGTTTACTTGACTTTTCAGGATAATATTTTTTTTATCAGGGGTTCAGTTGTTAATATATCTTCTAAAAAGTTTAATTGTTTTTTAGAAGATACAATGTTAAAGATTATTAATAAAAATAAATTAAGAAAAAAAGCCAAGCTAGAAATAGATGAAGAAAATAAACAATTTTATTATTTTGGTAATTTAGTTAATTATAAAATTGTAGATAATCTTATTATAATTTATAACGATAAGATAAATGAATTTATAAAATTACCTAAAAGACTTAATTTAGATAATTTAAAAAAATATATTAAAAAAGATTTAGAACTTAAGTTGATTGAAAAATTTAAAATATTTACTACAAATGCCTTAAATGAAATTTATAATAAAGGAAATAATCTAACATTTTCAATTAGAAATAAAAAAAGTTCTTGAGCTTCGATTGTAATTGATAAAAATAAGATTAATATATGTACTGATTTAATTTATTTTTCGGATGAAATAATTAAATATGTTGCTTATCATGAAATTTGCCACTTATCATTCCCTAATCATTCAAAAAAATTTTGAGATTTACTAAAAAAATATATACCTAATTATAAGGATATAAAACAAAAACTAAACAACCATATTTTTAAATAA
- the rpsT gene encoding 30S ribosomal protein S20 — protein MANIKSKQKAILSNEKANARNSAIKSTVKTAIKKAKLAATSKDEKTAELVAKAHHEIDKAVSKGVLHQNNGARKASRLDAFIAKAKN, from the coding sequence ATGGCAAATATTAAATCAAAACAAAAAGCAATATTATCTAACGAAAAAGCTAATGCACGTAATTCAGCTATTAAATCAACAGTTAAAACAGCTATTAAAAAAGCTAAATTAGCTGCAACATCAAAAGATGAAAAAACTGCTGAATTAGTAGCCAAAGCACACCATGAAATTGACAAAGCTGTTTCAAAGGGTGTTTTACACCAAAACAATGGTGCTAGAAAAGCCAGCCGTTTAGATGCATTTATTGCTAAAGCCAAAAATTAA
- the rsmI gene encoding 16S rRNA (cytidine(1402)-2'-O)-methyltransferase: MDYKLNIVGTPIGNLEDITLRAIRILKESDIILCEDIRNSQKLLKHFNIENKQLISYHKFNEKLILKKIIFLILEGKNVSLISDAGMPCISDPGFNLISEANKNNIFVDVIGGPTAFTHAFIKSNLGSTFSFLGFLKDKSGERINQLKKFEPGTYVSYVSPYKLISTLNDFKDVFNDNIELYLCKELTKLHEKDYRGRPSEILSILENQSIKGEFVLVFLIKKEKHIKVNKYAK, translated from the coding sequence ATGGATTATAAACTTAATATCGTAGGGACTCCGATTGGTAATTTAGAAGATATAACCTTAAGAGCGATAAGAATCTTAAAAGAATCAGATATTATACTTTGCGAAGATATTAGAAATAGTCAAAAACTTTTAAAACATTTTAATATTGAAAATAAACAACTAATTTCATATCATAAATTTAATGAAAAACTTATTTTAAAAAAAATCATTTTTCTTATTTTAGAAGGTAAAAATGTTTCATTAATTTCTGATGCAGGAATGCCGTGCATTTCAGATCCAGGCTTTAATTTAATAAGTGAGGCTAACAAAAATAATATCTTTGTTGATGTAATTGGTGGCCCTACAGCATTTACTCATGCATTTATAAAATCTAACCTTGGTTCAACATTTTCTTTCTTAGGATTTTTAAAAGATAAAAGTGGAGAAAGAATTAATCAGTTAAAAAAGTTTGAACCAGGAACATATGTATCGTATGTATCACCTTATAAACTTATCAGTACATTAAATGATTTTAAAGATGTTTTCAATGACAATATAGAACTATATTTATGTAAAGAATTAACAAAATTGCATGAAAAAGATTATAGGGGCAGACCATCAGAAATTCTTTCTATTTTAGAAAATCAAAGTATTAAAGGAGAATTTGTTTTAGTATTTTTGATAAAAAAAGAAAAACACATTAAGGTAAATAAATATGCAAAATAA
- a CDS encoding DNA polymerase III: protein MNNLVFKNVIDNSLKENKLNQVYLISSKNIKNFDAYFLYFINSINNEKFENFNQIKFGELYFYINGNDDTIGKQEVLDAISSTTETSIFSKNKKKILIINKVENGTQQSLNSLLKFLENPPHNTLILMSSNYIAQVLKTVKSRAFIIEINELKTTDQTKEKPFEKFFLKNNIEYEEQYIEIFENIVNCIYLSYKQIDSLLELIISNLSFENNQVLLNFLIFCYLDIYKLKKGLKDLVILDIKKINKEKFDYIPIFKIIDLLKEIKENLDYGLNFNLQKSSLLLRLEELYGL, encoded by the coding sequence ATGAATAACCTCGTTTTTAAAAATGTAATTGACAATTCTCTTAAAGAAAATAAATTAAATCAAGTATATTTAATTTCATCAAAAAATATAAAAAATTTTGATGCTTATTTTTTATATTTTATTAATTCTATAAATAACGAAAAGTTTGAAAACTTTAATCAAATAAAGTTTGGCGAGCTTTATTTTTATATTAACGGTAACGATGATACTATTGGAAAACAAGAAGTATTAGATGCTATTTCAAGTACAACAGAGACATCGATTTTTTCAAAAAATAAAAAGAAAATTTTAATAATAAACAAAGTTGAAAACGGGACTCAGCAATCTTTAAATAGTCTTTTAAAATTCCTTGAAAATCCTCCTCACAACACTCTTATTTTAATGTCTTCCAACTATATTGCTCAAGTTTTAAAAACTGTTAAATCAAGAGCTTTTATAATTGAAATAAACGAATTAAAAACAACTGATCAAACAAAAGAAAAGCCTTTTGAAAAATTCTTTTTAAAAAATAATATTGAATATGAAGAACAATATATAGAAATTTTCGAAAACATAGTTAATTGTATTTATCTATCTTATAAACAAATTGATAGTTTATTAGAGTTAATTATTTCAAATTTGAGTTTTGAGAATAACCAAGTTTTATTAAACTTTTTGATTTTTTGCTATTTAGATATTTATAAACTTAAAAAAGGATTAAAGGATTTAGTTATTTTGGATATTAAAAAAATTAATAAAGAAAAATTTGATTATATCCCTATTTTTAAAATAATTGACTTATTAAAAGAAATAAAAGAAAATCTTGATTATGGATTAAATTTTAATTTACAAAAAAGTTCTCTATTATTAAGATTGGAGGAATTGTATGGATTATAA
- the tmk gene encoding dTMP kinase, translating into MSKVGKFIAFEGMDGSGKTTIIQMLKNELITKKLIDNFVFTREPGSAFSKEAEKIRQLILDNENSFSSMVDALLFATSRRLNLEKGIWPALQENKHVITDRYTTSSYVYQGLLGDATLEKVEIINEIATNKTEPDFIIFFDLEPSISVERITKMREGMDRLETSDIQYYVSLRESYKKVISKNPDKYRIVDANCSIIELFNKVIDILIKEEVI; encoded by the coding sequence ATGAGTAAAGTTGGTAAGTTTATAGCATTCGAAGGAATGGACGGTTCAGGAAAAACTACAATTATCCAAATGTTGAAAAATGAATTAATAACAAAAAAATTAATAGATAATTTTGTTTTCACAAGAGAACCAGGATCTGCTTTTTCTAAAGAAGCCGAAAAAATTAGACAGCTTATTTTAGATAATGAAAATTCATTTAGTTCAATGGTTGATGCATTATTATTTGCAACAAGTAGAAGACTAAATTTAGAAAAAGGTATTTGACCAGCTCTTCAAGAAAATAAACATGTTATCACAGACCGTTATACAACTTCATCTTATGTATATCAAGGTTTATTAGGGGATGCAACACTTGAAAAAGTTGAAATTATCAATGAAATTGCAACAAATAAAACTGAGCCAGACTTCATAATATTTTTTGATCTAGAACCTTCTATTTCAGTTGAAAGAATAACAAAAATGCGCGAAGGAATGGATAGATTAGAAACTTCAGACATTCAATATTATGTTTCGCTAAGAGAATCATACAAAAAAGTAATATCAAAAAATCCTGATAAATATCGCATCGTTGATGCTAATTGTTCAATAATCGAACTATTTAATAAAGTGATTGATATTCTAATTAAAGAAGAAGTTATCTAA
- a CDS encoding toprim domain-containing protein has protein sequence MNNELKEQIIEQINKIPGISKKQASKIISFFLENKIDYTNDLFQKIITLQNETKKCIKCLTYTNQDICKICEERKRSKKIFVVQDSLNIDKFETLDIEKGKYFVFSENINLKKIEDKTIEKINLLIENAKDCEELILALNTDLNGQITMRYLEKQIRDRIKGIKVYQLSIGIPFGMSIESIDPISLKQSILNKKII, from the coding sequence ATGAATAATGAATTAAAAGAACAAATAATTGAGCAAATAAATAAAATACCTGGAATTTCTAAAAAACAAGCTTCAAAAATAATTTCATTTTTTTTAGAAAACAAAATAGATTATACAAATGATTTATTTCAAAAAATAATTACTCTTCAAAATGAAACAAAAAAGTGTATTAAATGTTTAACATATACAAACCAAGATATTTGCAAGATTTGTGAAGAAAGAAAAAGATCTAAAAAAATATTTGTAGTTCAAGATAGTTTAAATATTGATAAATTTGAAACACTTGATATTGAAAAAGGAAAATATTTTGTTTTTTCAGAGAATATAAATTTAAAAAAAATCGAAGATAAAACTATTGAAAAAATAAATTTATTAATAGAAAATGCAAAAGATTGTGAAGAATTAATACTTGCATTAAATACTGATTTAAATGGTCAAATAACAATGAGGTATTTAGAAAAACAAATCAGAGATAGAATTAAAGGGATAAAAGTATATCAATTATCAATTGGGATACCTTTTGGAATGTCAATTGAATCAATTGATCCAATATCTTTAAAACAGTCTATTTTAAATAAAAAAATAATATAG
- a CDS encoding YbaB/EbfC family nucleoid-associated protein: MNINEMLKNAKRIQSEMEKDEAEVAKQTFIVEKQGIKVSMSGERKITEIIINEALIDPEDPELIQDLVMLAVNEAIEKVNVAYDEIGNKYSNSGLPF; the protein is encoded by the coding sequence ATGAATATAAATGAAATGTTAAAAAACGCAAAAAGAATTCAAAGCGAAATGGAAAAAGATGAAGCTGAAGTTGCTAAACAAACCTTTATTGTTGAAAAACAAGGTATCAAGGTTTCAATGAGTGGTGAAAGAAAAATAACTGAAATTATTATTAATGAGGCATTAATTGACCCAGAAGATCCTGAATTGATTCAAGATTTAGTTATGTTAGCGGTTAATGAAGCTATTGAAAAAGTTAATGTTGCATATGATGAAATAGGTAATAAATATTCAAATTCAGGATTACCATTTTAA
- the dnaX gene encoding DNA polymerase III subunit gamma/tau: MSLEKKYLALYRQYRPKTFEQVQGQQHIIETLKNVIRENKIGHAYLFCGPHGNGKTSTAKIFANAINCQHRIDESPCEQCILSVDKNMDIIEIDAASNTGIDDIRELREKIKHLPTNGKYKIYIIDEVHMLSKGAFNALLKTIEEPPKHVVFILATTDPQKIPLTILSRVQRFNFKKIDKQILENQLDYIFEQENIQADKDAIKLLVNLGNGSFRDTLSIADQISIYCSNKVITTKEIEELFGIVDFENIWFLLKCIHNSDSKLLINKFNHLVDNGASVEKIISQLFTTLKDYVIYKKTDDQTLLEYATVEKILELDIDDKILFEYIEIVQSAINESQYSDIPKEIIELYLLKMASINKKEHKSSIIDHDNINSIIEEKEIEHTKLNNESAEDFQLVNETILNEEKNTSDNHDKFNSIFNLANISNSYETEDEIQINKIKEELEQSGIKEINIDNILEKTSEILIAETTSEYENNDLLNDIITTEFSNDVSLSKTVDIIKPELEQEDVNKLAFIYQYIKMGLYNYKGTSKLDLDTMYYSILEQRIKKEYSNLISLLTGFKIFFSINELIVLRSDDILKVHQLNLKRSDDDFIEAINSIFGRYTNIVAISKEQMEMAIQNCKLNWISKKNEEIKMISLPSLEKYRNKVSPNVEYAKKLFGDIVKEPKK, from the coding sequence ATGTCACTTGAAAAAAAATATTTAGCATTATATCGTCAGTATCGTCCAAAAACTTTTGAACAAGTTCAAGGCCAACAACATATTATAGAAACATTAAAAAATGTAATTAGGGAAAATAAGATTGGTCATGCTTATTTATTCTGTGGCCCACACGGCAACGGAAAGACTTCTACGGCAAAAATATTTGCAAATGCAATAAATTGTCAACATCGAATTGATGAAAGTCCTTGTGAGCAATGTATTTTGTCTGTTGATAAAAACATGGATATTATTGAAATTGATGCAGCTTCAAATACAGGTATTGATGATATTAGAGAGTTAAGAGAAAAAATAAAGCATCTTCCAACAAACGGAAAATATAAAATATACATTATAGATGAAGTGCATATGCTATCAAAAGGGGCATTCAATGCTTTATTAAAAACAATTGAAGAACCACCAAAGCATGTTGTTTTTATCTTAGCTACAACCGATCCGCAAAAAATACCTTTAACAATATTAAGTAGAGTGCAAAGGTTTAACTTTAAAAAAATTGATAAACAAATTTTAGAAAATCAACTTGATTATATTTTTGAGCAAGAAAATATTCAAGCAGATAAGGATGCAATAAAATTATTAGTAAATTTAGGAAATGGCAGTTTTAGAGATACATTAAGTATAGCTGATCAAATTTCAATTTATTGTTCTAATAAAGTTATTACAACTAAAGAAATTGAAGAATTATTTGGAATAGTAGATTTTGAAAATATATGATTTTTATTAAAATGCATACATAATTCCGATTCTAAACTATTGATAAATAAATTTAATCATTTAGTAGATAATGGTGCAAGTGTTGAAAAAATAATTTCTCAATTATTCACTACATTAAAAGATTATGTAATTTATAAAAAAACAGATGATCAAACTCTTTTAGAGTATGCAACTGTTGAAAAAATTCTAGAATTGGATATAGACGATAAAATACTTTTTGAATACATCGAAATAGTTCAGAGTGCAATTAATGAATCACAATATAGTGACATCCCTAAAGAAATAATAGAACTTTATTTATTAAAAATGGCTTCAATTAATAAAAAAGAACACAAATCTTCAATCATTGATCATGATAATATAAATAGTATTATTGAAGAAAAAGAAATTGAACACACAAAATTAAATAACGAATCTGCAGAAGATTTTCAATTAGTAAATGAAACGATTTTAAATGAAGAAAAAAATACTAGTGATAATCATGATAAATTTAATTCAATATTCAACCTTGCTAATATTTCAAATTCATATGAAACAGAAGATGAAATTCAAATTAATAAGATAAAAGAAGAATTAGAACAATCAGGTATTAAAGAAATTAATATCGATAACATTTTAGAAAAAACTTCAGAAATATTAATTGCAGAAACCACTAGTGAATATGAAAATAATGATTTATTAAATGACATTATTACAACTGAATTTAGTAATGATGTCTCACTAAGTAAAACAGTTGATATCATTAAACCAGAGTTGGAACAAGAAGATGTTAATAAACTTGCTTTTATATACCAATATATCAAGATGGGATTATATAATTACAAAGGAACTTCTAAACTTGATTTAGATACGATGTATTACAGCATTCTTGAACAAAGAATTAAAAAAGAATACTCAAATTTAATTAGTTTATTGACTGGATTTAAAATTTTCTTTAGTATTAATGAATTGATTGTTCTTAGATCTGATGATATATTAAAAGTACATCAGCTTAATTTAAAAAGAAGTGATGACGATTTTATTGAAGCAATTAATAGTATCTTTGGTAGATATACAAACATTGTTGCTATCAGTAAAGAACAAATGGAAATGGCTATTCAAAATTGTAAATTAAATTGAATATCTAAGAAGAATGAAGAAATTAAAATGATAAGCCTACCAAGTTTAGAAAAATATAGAAACAAGGTCAGTCCAAATGTAGAATATGCTAAAAAGTTATTTGGTGATATAGTAAAAGAACCAAAAAAATAG
- a CDS encoding bis(5'-nucleosyl)-tetraphosphatase, with translation MKFDKSCGAVVLRNVESKLYVLLVQQTAGHWTFPKGHVENNETEIETALREVKEETNVDIKIIEGFREISKYSPFFNISKEVVFFLAEPINFDIKNQEGEIDVVEWVDIEDALVNKLSHEINREILEKAVNFYINNCWKYK, from the coding sequence ATGAAATTCGATAAATCTTGTGGTGCTGTAGTCCTTAGAAATGTTGAATCTAAATTATATGTTTTATTAGTCCAACAAACTGCTGGACATTGAACTTTCCCCAAGGGGCATGTTGAAAATAATGAAACAGAAATTGAAACTGCTTTGAGGGAAGTTAAAGAAGAAACAAATGTTGATATAAAAATAATTGAAGGTTTTAGAGAAATAAGTAAATATTCACCGTTTTTTAATATAAGTAAAGAAGTTGTTTTTTTCTTAGCAGAACCCATTAATTTTGATATCAAAAATCAAGAAGGTGAAATTGATGTTGTTGAATGAGTTGATATCGAGGATGCACTTGTTAATAAATTAAGTCATGAAATAAATAGAGAAATATTAGAGAAAGCAGTTAATTTTTATATAAATAATTGTTGAAAATATAAATAA